From a single Verrucomicrobiia bacterium genomic region:
- a CDS encoding curli assembly protein CsgG, whose translation SMASESRPVISVSISERHFSGPTIDPAAETELAKIAGDCGFKLTDNKSEVKAQIEITGEALSEFGMRKGNLVSCKARIELKVRETATGNLLIVDRQTSVAVDLTEQIAAKSALQNAAAELAERILPKLAR comes from the coding sequence ATCCATGGCTTCCGAATCGCGCCCCGTCATTTCGGTCAGCATCTCGGAACGCCACTTCAGCGGTCCAACGATTGATCCAGCGGCGGAAACGGAACTGGCCAAGATTGCGGGCGATTGTGGTTTCAAGCTCACGGACAACAAATCCGAAGTGAAAGCGCAGATCGAAATCACTGGCGAGGCCTTGAGCGAGTTTGGCATGCGCAAGGGCAATCTGGTCTCTTGCAAGGCCAGGATTGAATTAAAGGTTCGCGAGACAGCGACGGGCAACCTGCTCATTGTCGATCGCCAGACAAGTGTCGCTGTGGATCTGACCGAGCAGATTGCCGCAAAGTCCGCGCTGCAGAATGCCGCGGCAGAACTCGCCGAGCGCATTCTTCCAAAGCTCGCCAGGTAG